The following DNA comes from SAR324 cluster bacterium.
AAAAGGCCTTAGATCTCCTCATTGCATTATACAAGTAGAATCTGATGGACAGAGAACTATAATAAGTGAGAAGATTAATTTCAACTACTCAAAGATCATTCATTTTATTTCTCAAAATTCAAAGAAGACTAGCTTCATTTATCTGGATGGATATCGTTTTTTGGATTGTGATCTATTATTAGAAATTTCAAAAGAAACTGGAATCCCAGTCATCATTGATCTAGATGGATATGAAGGTCTTAATATTGATATGAAGAAACTAAGTTATTTCGATACAATTATATTTAATAAATCTCTCCTCAAACAATTAACAGGTAGTGCTAGTTTAGAAGAGAATGGAAACTATTTTAGAACCCTCTATTCAAGTAAGATTATCTGTACTTGTGGTGAGGATGGTGTTGAAACGTTGGTTAATGGCCACTTTACAAGAATTTCAGCACCAAATGTTGAGGTAGTTGACACGACAGGGGCTGGTGACACATTTGCTGGCGCTTACTTACACAGTCTGGAAAGTAATACACCTTTTCTTGAGAACGTTGAACATGCAGCTAGAATTGCAAGTAAATCAACAGCCTTTAATGGTTCACTTGGTCTACTAGTGGCGAATCAAAAAATGTAATCAAAATCATAAGTGCTTTCTAGCCATCCAAGAAAAAGTAGTACTAGGACTAACTTCTAAACCCCTTCCAAGGATCATAAGCATACGAATAATTTGATGCTGCTCCAAAACAAGGAGCATGCATCATATCCTTAGTTATTATAATATTAAGAATCTCTTCAGAGTCACAGGCTTAGTATTTCTCCACGTCAATTTTTACCAAACGGTTTTGATTGATCCCCCATCAACTGCGATGCTACTTCCTGTAACATAGGATGCAGCATCTGAGAGTAAAAAAGCTCCCATCTTACCGAAGTCTTCGATTGTGCCATATCTTTGAAGAGGGATGGTTGATTGGCTCTGGGCCTTACGTTCTTCCACAGAAATTCCAGCTGCTTTCGCCTGATTCTCATCGATGGAGCGCACACGATCGGTATCAATTCGTCCAGGCATGAGGTTGTTTACTCGAATATTTTTGGGAGCTAGCTGTAGCGATAAGCTCTTTACGAGGCTTGTTACCCCGGAGCGCATGACATTTGAAAGAATTAGAACATCAATTGGTTCCTTCACTGAAGATGAGGTCACTGTAAGAATGGAACCACCTCCACGAGATTCCATCGATGGTATAACCTCACGAATCATTCTAACTGCGCTCATCAGGTTCATATCAAAGGCCGCTTGCCAGTTCTCGTCTGTAAAATCCATAAATTTGCCCGGAGGAGGCCCTCCTGCGTTGACCACCAGCAGATCTACTCCTCCGAAGTGATCAGTTGTTCTTTTGGTCCAATCTTCGATACTTTGTTTGTTGGATGAATCCATAATTGAACTCAATACACCTGCCTGGGTTTCTTCTCGCAACTTACTAGCTGCTGTTTCAATTCCGTCTTTTGATCGACTGCCAATTGACAATTTTGCACCTTCACGAGCCAATTCCTGAGCAATTCCAAATCCGAGGCCTTTGCTTGATGCGGCAACCATCGCGACCTTGCCTTTTAAATTTAACTGCATTTTCTCTCCAGAATCTTTTGATTTAAGGTTAGTTATTTAAGTGACATTCAACAGACTGGAAGCTTTCCTAAGATGCAAGATGTTCAACCAAAAATTTATGATGAAAGTTATCAGCTTTTTAGCAAACATCGACTTTGATTTCCTTCCTGAGGACATCCTGATCTTCAACTAAGAATTATCATTGGGCGTTCATCTAGGTAGTAGATTGATCACTTAGTTCTAAGTTGATTAATGCTCAATTTTCATAATTTTAGGTAAAGAAAATGGCACATGTTGGTTTAATTCAATACGAACAGGCTTCTGAAGAAGTCAGAAAGGTCTTTGATGATATCAAGAATTTATGAAAAATTCCTGATGTGAATAATTTCTGGAAATGCCTAGCCAATCACCCACCAACACTCAAACGGACTTGGGAAAGCTTGAAAGATGTAATGGCTCCCGGGGCTCTGGCTTCACTGACCAAGGAAATGATCTATGTCGCAGTGAGTGCCAGCAATGGATGTGAGTACTGCATTCATTCACACACTGCAACAGCAAGAAAACAGGGAATGACGGATGAAATGTTTGGAGAGTTGATGGCGAGTGGGTATGGCCAATGAAACTAACCGCTTGGTTCACGGATATCAGGTGCCTCTGGATCCGCAATTTTGTATAGAAAATTAGGGCCAACTTTTTCATGGCAAATGAAAATATCGTCTCAGAAATTGAGAAGCAACAATCTGGAGGTAATCAATGAAAACTAAAGAAATGAAAAAAGGTGGATACGAATATATCCCTGGAGTCATTCAGTATTCTGGTGGCGTAACGGCTTTGCCAGGCTTCCGGATTGTCCGAGTAAGATTTATGCAGCCCGTTCCGATGGAGATTGGATTTCAGAGGATTGCAAATCATCTTCAACAAGCTGGCAGACCAAAAACCGCATTTTGCGCCTGTGAGCTGCGATCACCTGGACAGTTTACCCAGGCTGGTTTTGAAGAATTTAATCTCAACTATGCGAATACCCTCAGGGATTGGCAGATTATGCAAGGGAATGAGAATCCTGTCGCTCGTTCCAATGTCTGTCCAGCTGTCAATGCTCCGAATTCACCCTCCTTTCACGCTTTTTGTTTCACAGTGGAAGTAAACGCCAATGAACAGTCATTTGTCATCGCTGGCTCTGGAGAAGCACCCGAGGGCAAAGGAAACTATGCGGATGTTGCTGTCAGTTATGGGGACACCAGCGAGAGTGGAATCCGCTCAAAAGCAGAATTTGTTCTCGGAGAGATGGAACGCAGAATGTCTTTCTTTCAGAGTGATTGGGCCTCTACAACCGCTGTCCAGCTATATACCGTTTATGATGCCTATCATGTCATTGTCAAAGAGATGAGTGAGCGGAAAGTTCTTGAGCACGGTATCACCTGGCACAATTGCCGACCCCCTGTGATTGGCTTGGATTTTGAGATGGATTGTCGTCGGATTTTTGAAGAAAACGTTCTTCCATAAAATGAGATGTGAGTTCTCATTGAAAAGCAGTTGTTCACTCAACAAAGAAACTGATTGGAAGCATTGTTACTACCTCTCCAGATCCTTCAAAAAGGGTGATAGTTGCTAAAATGGAGTGGGAAACCTTATTACTTGGTTGAGTTGAACATACGAGTTGAATGAATTTATTTAAAAATGGGGGATTGAGTAGGTTTTTCAAGCCGAGTTTCCCTTTTGAACCAAAGAAATTCCCATTCTTTTATGGCTGGTGGATCCTAGTAGTTGCAACCTTCGGAATGCTTGCAAGTATACCGGGTCAAACAATTGGAGTTGGAGTATTCACAGAGCATTTGCTCGATGTGTCGAATTTGAGTCGCCTCGATCTGAGTATCGCTTACATGTTCGGTACTGCTGGGAGTAGCTTACTGATTCCATACGGAGGAAAATTATTGGATCATTGGGGATCAAGGATCATGATCATCTTTGCAGGATTGGGGTTGGCATTTGCTCTCTTTCTGCTGGAAAATACGGAGGGCCTGCTGGCTGTTCTGAATCAATTATCGTGGCTTTCTCCTTTCTTTGTCAGTTTTGCCATTCTTTCGTTGATCTTCTTGCTCTTGCGTCAGTTTGGACAGGGCTTGATGACCATGGTCAGTCGTTTTGCCTTGTCAAAGTGGTTTGACCGTAGACGTGGGTTAGTGACGGGAATCAACGGTGTCTTTGTCTCCTTTGGTTTCTCTTCAGCACCCCTTCTTTTGAACATGCTAATTCTAGAGCAAGGTTACCTTGGAAGTATGGTGATTTTAGCAATCATCTGTGGCTTAGGTACCGCTTTCCTCGGCTGGTTGTTTTTCAGAGATCAGCCTGAGGACTGTGGAATGGAAATGGACGGATGGTCCACTGATAAATTAGAGGATATTCATTCCAATCTTGGTTCACCCCAAAATACTACTGCGAAAGACCTCCCACTTGAAGAAGTTCGTAGGAGTTTTACCTTTTGGATCTTTACTCTGGGGATGGCGTCTTCCTCACTAATCATCACAGGATTCACCTTTCACATTGCTTCTATTGGAGAAATCGCGGGTCTGGACCGATCTGCCATCTATTCGATCTTCCTGCCGATTTCAATCATCAGTGTGATCACGAATTTTACTTCTGGTTGGTTGAGTGATCGTATTCCATTGAAATATCTGCTGATGGTACTTGTGTTGTCGCTCGGCCTAGGGAGTTTCGGAATGTTGTATTTACACGAAACAATTGGAAGAGTTTTGGTAATGATTGGCTATGGCATTCAGGGTGGAGTATGGGGGTGCCTTTCTGTGGTCACTTGGCCAAGATTTTATGGACGGAAACACCTCGGTGCCATTTCAGGGCTCTTTATGGGAGTCATCATTTTTGCTAGTGCCATCGGTCCAGCTTTTTATGGAATTTCTCAACAGGTCACAGGAAGTTACAATACTTCAGCTTGGGTTGCTGTGCTGATGAACC
Coding sequences within:
- a CDS encoding carbohydrate kinase family protein, giving the protein KGLRSPHCIIQVESDGQRTIISEKINFNYSKIIHFISQNSKKTSFIYLDGYRFLDCDLLLEISKETGIPVIIDLDGYEGLNIDMKKLSYFDTIIFNKSLLKQLTGSASLEENGNYFRTLYSSKIICTCGEDGVETLVNGHFTRISAPNVEVVDTTGAGDTFAGAYLHSLESNTPFLENVEHAARIASKSTAFNGSLGLLVANQKM
- a CDS encoding SDR family oxidoreductase — encoded protein: MQLNLKGKVAMVAASSKGLGFGIAQELAREGAKLSIGSRSKDGIETAASKLREETQAGVLSSIMDSSNKQSIEDWTKRTTDHFGGVDLLVVNAGGPPPGKFMDFTDENWQAAFDMNLMSAVRMIREVIPSMESRGGGSILTVTSSSVKEPIDVLILSNVMRSGVTSLVKSLSLQLAPKNIRVNNLMPGRIDTDRVRSIDENQAKAAGISVEERKAQSQSTIPLQRYGTIEDFGKMGAFLLSDAASYVTGSSIAVDGGSIKTVW
- a CDS encoding MFS transporter, with product MNLFKNGGLSRFFKPSFPFEPKKFPFFYGWWILVVATFGMLASIPGQTIGVGVFTEHLLDVSNLSRLDLSIAYMFGTAGSSLLIPYGGKLLDHWGSRIMIIFAGLGLAFALFLLENTEGLLAVLNQLSWLSPFFVSFAILSLIFLLLRQFGQGLMTMVSRFALSKWFDRRRGLVTGINGVFVSFGFSSAPLLLNMLILEQGYLGSMVILAIICGLGTAFLGWLFFRDQPEDCGMEMDGWSTDKLEDIHSNLGSPQNTTAKDLPLEEVRRSFTFWIFTLGMASSSLIITGFTFHIASIGEIAGLDRSAIYSIFLPISIISVITNFTSGWLSDRIPLKYLLMVLVLSLGLGSFGMLYLHETIGRVLVMIGYGIQGGVWGCLSVVTWPRFYGRKHLGAISGLFMGVIIFASAIGPAFYGISQQVTGSYNTSAWVAVLMNLLIFVGAFRAKRMLTISK